The following is a genomic window from Pseudomonas parafulva.
CTGCTCGGCGCCTCGCCGGGTGCGTCGGTCACCGTCTCGATCATGCTCGAGCTGCTCGAGCGCTGCTTCCCCGAGCAGACCAAAGGCGCGTGGGCGACCAAGCTCAAGGACATCTTCCCGGCCCGCGAGAAGACCCTGGCCACCGATGCCGCGTTGTATCGCCAGATCAGCGCGGACAACGATGCCGCCCTGGGCCTGGCCCAGGAAAACCCGGCCAAGCACTACGCCTGAGGCGCAGGCGCACGTAATAGAGGAGCGGCGCTCGCCGCTCCTCTGGCCTCATCCCCGCGCCTGGCCGATCACCTCGATGTACTCCGGCGCATTGCGCTGGTCGGCGATGGCCTCGGCGAAGGTCTTGCCGTGCTCGTCCTTGCCGTCGACGTCATACCCGGCCTCCACGAAGAACCCCACGAAACGCTCGAAATCGTCGATACGCAAGCCGCGATAGGCCTTGATCAGCTTGTGGTGCGAGGGCGAGGTCTGGCCATCGGCCGGCTCGAACTGCAGGAATGTCTTGATGTAGTCGTCGCTGATCTCGTCACCGATAACCTGCTTCTTGTCTTTACGCATTTGCCGACTCCAACGGTGCCATCACAGGCGTTTCAAAGGCGGGCAGTGTACCCGGCGTGCGCCACGGCGCTCAACGCGTACGTACGGTGCCGGTGTGCAGATCGGCCCAGACATGACCGTTGGCATAGCTGAGGAATTGCACGTAGACCGTCTCGTTGCGCAGCAGGTCCATGATCACCCGGTAGTCGGCCTGTGGATAATTCAGGGTCAGGGTGCGTGTGGCCTCGTCGTAAGCGGGACGCTTGAGGCTCTTGCCACCCTCGCCGTCGAAGGTCACCAGCACCTGGCTGACGGTCGCGCCCTTGCTCATCGGCTTGCCCTTCAGGCGCAGGGTCAGCGACGAGGTGATGGGAATCGGCTGTTGATTGGATTGGCGCTGGGCGCCGACCACCACCGAGTAATCGGTGACCTGCAGCAGTTGCTGGGACTCGGGCGCCTGCTGGCGCAGGGAAAGGTCGTCAGGTGGCAGGAACTGGCTGTGCAGCGGTGCAGCAGACAGCGGCAGGCTCAGCGCCAGCAGCAGAGGAATAACGGCACGCATGAGAGGCTCCTTGGCGGGCAGGAGCACTCGAGTGTCCTGTCCCGGAAATAGGCTGTTCAATGTTGGTGGCGCCTTGCCCGAACACTCAAGTCACTCGCCAAACGTGAACGTATTACCGAGACAGAACCCTAGCATGCCAGGGTCACACGCGATCAGTCGAACTGAGCGCGCATCCAGGCCAGGTACTCGGGCATGCCGTCCTCGCCTTCGCGCGGCGCCCAGGCCGCCATCTCGCCATCGCTGACCGGACGATAAGGCCCGGCCTTGCATTCGAACAGAATACTGTCTTCTTCCAGCACCACCAGCCCGTGGTAGGTGCCCGGCGGCACATCGACGCCCAGGCAGTCGCCACCGGCCTGCAGCACGCGCGTGTCGGTCACCGCCCCTTGCTCATCGAAGATCAGCAGGCCCAGGCGCCCCTTGAGCACGATCAGCGCCTCGGCCTTGTCTGCGCTCAGGTGGCGATGCGGCGGAATGTAGGTGTGAGTCTGCAGGCCCACCGCCATGCGATGGCAGGGCTCTTCCATGTCATGGAAGTTGTGGTGCTGGCGGCCGCGTGGATTGCTGGCGGCCTTGGCGGCCAGCCCGTCGAACAACGTCTTGTCGATGAAAGCAGGCTGGCGCATGGCTTACATCCCCTTCACGGCGAAGATGCCATTGGCGTTGCGCCAGTAGCCCTTGTAGTCCATGCCGTAACCGAAAATGTAGCGGTCCACGCACGGCAGACCGACGTAATTGGCTTTCAGGCCCGGGCTGGCCTTGCGGTCATGGTCCTTGTCGATCAGCACGGCGGTGTACACCGAACGCGCGCCGGCATGTTTGCAGAAGTCGATGATCGCGCTGAGGGTGTGGCCCTCGTCGAGGATGTCGTCGACGATCAGCACGTCGCGGTCGATGAACGACACTTCCGGCTTGGCCTTCCAGAACAGCTCACCGCCGCTGGTCTGGTTGCGGTAGCGGGTAGCGTGCAGGTAGGAGGCTTCCAGCGGGAACTGCAGGTGGGTGAGCAGCTTGCCGGCGAAGATCAATCCGCCGTTCATCACGCAGAACACCACCGGGTTCTTGTCGTGCAGGTCCTTGCAGATCCGCTCGCCGACTTGGGCGATGGCCGCTTCGACCTGGGCTTCGGTGTACAGGCAATCGGCCTCGCTCATCACTTGGCGGATATGCTCTAGATCGGCGGACATGGCGCTCTCCAGCAGGTGCATTTTGGAAAAGCGGGCAAAGGTACGCACCCGCTCGCCGCAGATCAAGCCTTTATGGACTAACGTGCACAATGACTGCACGACAGCACGGACTGAATAGATTAATCTTACGCGGTTTTTTTGCCCGCCTTCCGGAGCCCTCCCCTATGCCCACTCGTGAGATCCGCCATCCGCTGATCCGCCACAAGCTCGGCCTGATGCGCCGTGCCGATATCAGCACCAAGAATTTTCGCGAACTCGCCCAGGAAGTCGGCGCACTGCTGACCTATGAAGCCACCCAGGACCTGCCCCTGGAAACCTACGAGATCGACGGCTGGTGCGGCAAGGTCCAGGTCGAGAAGATCGCCGGCAAGAAGATCACCGTCGTGCCGATCCTGCGCGCTGGTATCGGCATGCTCGATGGCGTGCTCAGCCTGGTGCCGGGCGCCAAGGTCAGCGCCGTGGGCGTGGCGCGCAACGAGGAAACCCTCGAAGCGCACACCTACCTGGAGAAGCTGGCGCCGGACATCAACCAGCGCCTGGCGCTGATCATCGACCCGATGCTGGCCACCGGCAACTCGATGGTCGCCACCATCGACCTGCTGAAGAAAGCCGGCTGCAAGGAAATCCGCGCCATGGTGCTGGTGGCCGCGCCCGAAGGCATCGAGGTGGTCAACAAGGCGCACCCGGATGTGCAGATCTACACCGCCTCGATCGACCAGCGCCTGAACGAGCACGGCTACATCGTGCCGGGCCTGGGCGATGCCGGCGACAAGATCTTCGGCACCAAGCAGAAGGACGCCTGACCATGCAGGACGGCTACAACGACCCGCTCTGGCGTCAGGTCGTTTCGGGCGCACAGATGCTCTTCGTGGCATTCGGTGCGCTGGTGCTCATGCCGCTGATCACCGGCCTGGACCCCAACGTGGCGCTGTTCACCGCGGGCCTGGGCACGCTGTTGTTCCAATTGGTCACGGGGCGCCAGGTGCCGGTGTTCCTGGCCTCCAGCTTCGCCTTCATCACCCCGATCATCCTCGCCAAGGGCCAGTTCGGCCTTGCTGCGACCATGGGCGGGGTAATGGCCGCTGGCTTCGTCTACACCTTCATGGGCCTGATGGTGAAGATCAAAGGCACCGGTTTCATCGACCGCATGCTGCCGCCGGTCGTCATCGGCCCGGTGATCATCTCCATTGGCCTGGCCATGGCGCCGATCGCCGCCAACATGGCCATGGGCAAGGGCGGCGACGGCAGCGCGTTGATGCCCTACCAGACCGCCATGCTGATCTCCATGCCGGCGCTGCTGACCACCTTGATCGTCGCGGTGTTCGGCAAAGGCATTTTCCGCCTGGTGCCGATCATCGCGGGCGTGCTGGTCGGCTTCGCCTTGTCCTTCGCCTTCGGTGTGGTGGACACGGCGAAGATCGCCGCCGCGCCATGGTTGGAACTGCCCAACTTCACCGCGCCGGAGTTCAACTGGCAGGCGATCCTGTTCATCGTGCCAGTGGCCCTGGCCCCGGCCATCGAGCATATCGGTGGGGTGATCGCCGTGGGCAGCGTGACCGGCCGCGACTACCTGAAAAAGCCCGGTTTGCACCGCACGCTGCTCGGTGACGGCCTGGCCACCACCGCTGCCGGCCTGTTCGGCGGCCCGCCCAACACCACCTATGCCGAAGTGACCGGCGCGGTGATGCTGACCAAGAACTACAACCCGAAGATCATGACCTGGGCGGCGGTGTTCGCCATCACCCTGGCCTTCATCGGCAAGTTCGGCGCGCTGCTGCAAAGCATCCCGGTGCCGGTGATGGGCGGCATTCTGTGCCTGTTGTTCGGCTCGATCGCGGCGGTGGGCATGAACACCCTGATCCGCCACAAGATCGACCTGGCCGAAGCGCGCAACCTGGTCATCGTCTCGGTGACCCTGGTGTTCGGTATCGGCGGCGTGTTGATCGGCAGCGGCGACGGCCCCGACGATTGGGGGCTGAAGGGCATCGCGCTGTGCGCGGTAGTGGCCATCGCCCTGAACTTGATTCTGCCGGGCAACGATGGCTGGAAAAACAAGACGCTGGACGATCAGTTGCCTTGAGCCTGCGTTGAACTCATGGGGGCTGCACTGCAGCCCCTGCTGTTTTCACGCCTTCTCGCACATCCCCGCCAGCACCTGCGCCCACTGCGGGTGATCGTTCAGGCACGGCACCAGCACCAACGCTTCACCGCCGGCCTCGATGAACTGCTCCTTGCCGCGGTCACCGATCTCTTCCAGCGTCTCGATGCAATCAGCGACGAACGCCGGGCACATCACCAACAGCTTCTTCACCCCGGCCGCCGCCAGTTCATCCAGGCGCGTCTCGGTGTAGGGCTCGATCCATTTGGCTCGCCCCAGACGCGACTGGAACGAGGCCGACCACTTACCGTCGGGAATGCCTGCCGCCTTGGCAAAGGCCGCCGCACTGGCCAGGCACTGCGAGCGATAGCAGACCTTGCGCACTTGGGGGCAGGCGGTTTCACAGCAATTGGCGCTCTGCAGGCAATGCGAACCGGTCGGATCGAGCTTCTTCAGATGGCGCTCCGGCAAACCGTGGAAGCTCAGCAGCAGGTGGTCGTACTCCTGCTGCAGATAAGGCTGAGCACTGGCCACCAGCGCGTCGATATAGTCGGGTTCGTCGTAGAAGGGCTGCAGCACTCGCAACTCCATCGCCAGTTTCTGCTCGGCCAGGGTCTTGCGCGCCTGCTCCACCACGGTGGTCACGGTGCTGTCGGCGAACTGTGGGTACAACGGCGCCAGGGTCACCTTGCGTACACCTTGCGCCGCGAGCCGCTCCAGGACCTGGGGCAGCGCCGGCTGGCCGTAGCGCATGGCGACCTCCACCGGTCCGTGGGGCCAGTGCGGGGTGATGGCCGCTTGCAGACGGCGGGTCAGCACCACCAGCGGCGAGCCCTCGTCCCACCAGATCGACGCGTAGGCGTGGGCCGACTGTTCCGGGCGCTTGATCAGGATCAGCGACACCAGCAGCCGACGCACCGGCCAGGGCAGGTCGATGACGTAGGGGTCCATGAGGAACTGGTTGAGGTAACGGCGCACGTCGGCAACCGAAGTGGAAGCCGGTGAACCTAGGTTGACCAGCAGCAGGGCGTGATCGGTCATGCAGCGTCCTATGTCAGAGGCGTTCGGACAGATCGTCCAACGCCGATTGCAGATCGTCGAAGCGGAACGTGAAGCCTTCTTCCAGCAACCGTGCCGGGCGGGCCCGCTGTCCACCCAGCAACAAGGTGGACAGCTCGCCCAACCCCGCCTTGAGCAGCAGGGCGGGGACCGGCAGTACGGCCGGTCGATGCAGCGCGCGACCCAGTGCCTTGGCGAACGCCCGGTTGCGCACCGGCTCCGGCGCGCAGGCATTATAGGGACCGCTGGCGTCGGTGCGCTGCAAGAGAAAATCAATCAGGGCGATGTGATCCTCGATATGAACCCAAGGCATCCATTGCCGTCCATCGCCCAGCGGCCCGCCCAGGCCGAGTTTGAACGGCAGCCGCAGGCGCGACAAAAAGCCGCCGTCGCCAGCCAGCACCAGCCCGGTTCGCACCAGTACGACTCGCAGTCCCAGCGCTTGGGCGCGTTGGGCGGTTTCTTCCCAGGCGATGCACAACTGGCTGGCGAAATCCTCCTTGACCGGCGGCGACGCCTCGGTCAACTCACGCTCGCCGCCATCGCCATACCAGCCCACTGCCGAGCCGGACACCAGCACCTCGGGGCGCTGCTCACGCGTTTCGAGCCACGCCAGCAGTTGCTCGGTCAGGGTGATACGGCTGGCCCACAGCAGGTGACGGCGCGAAGCGGTCCACGGTCGGTCGGCAATGGGTGCACCGGCCAGGTTGACCACCGCATCGACCTGATCGCTCGGCGCAATATCCTCCAGCCGGGCGATGCCGCGCACGCCTTCGCCGCAGCGCCGAGGCACCTGGGCGGGATCGCGACTCCAGACCGTCAAGCGATGTCCCTGGCTCAACCAGCGTCGGCACAGATGCCGTCCGATCAAGCCTGTACCCCCTGTCAGCACGATGTGCATGGCTGTGTCCTCGCATGCTGTGGCTATGGTCTATTTTTAACTTCAAGGCACTTTTTCAACCCGACGCTCTCGGATAAACATAGGCCAACCTGTTCCACCGGGTGGAATAACCTTATACAAAACTTCTGCATTGTACAGGTTTGTCTGACAGCGTAGTCTGCTTCCAGCACGGTTCGAAGAGGCCATCATGACAGTACCTATCGCGATCATCGGGGCCGGCATCGCCGGCCTGTCCGCCGCCCAGGCCCTGCAGAAGGCCGGGCAGACTGTGCATGTGTTCGACAAGGGCCATGGTAGTGGCGGGCGCATGGCCAGCAAGCGCAGCGAGGCGGGCGCCCTCGATCTGGGCGCACAATACTTCACCGCCCGTGATCGACGCTTCGTCGAACACGTGCAGAGCTGGGTCGCCGCCGGTTGGGCGGCGCAATGGAAGCCGCAGCTCTACAACTACCGCGACGGCCAACTCACCCCCTCCCCCGACGAGCAGACCCGCTGGGTCGGTGTACCGCGCATGAGCGCCATCACCCGAGGCCTGCTCGAAGACGTCACCGTGCACTTCGGCTGCCGCATCGCCGAAGTGTTTCGCGGCAAGCAGTTCTGGCACCTGCAGGACACCGAAGGCTGCAGCCACGGCCCCTATAGCCGCGTGGTGATCGCCGTGCCGGCACCGCAGGCCACGCCGCTGCTGGCAGCCACACCCAAGCTGGCGGCGGTTGCCGCGAGCGTGCAGATGGAACCCACCTGGGCGGTCGCGCTGGGCTTCAACGCGGCCTTGAACACCCCGATGCAAGGCTGCTTCGTGCAGGACAGTCCCCTCGACTGGCTGGCGCGCAACCGCAGCAAGCCCGGCCGTGACGAGCACCTCGATACGTGGGTGCTGCATGCGACTTCCGCCTGGAGCCGGCAGCACATCGACCTGCCCAAGGACGAGGTGATCGACACGCTGCACGGTGAGTTCGCCGAACTGGTCGGGTGCGTCGTGCCCGCACCGACCTTTGCCTTGGCCCACCGTTGGCTCTACGCCCGGCCCGCCGGCAGCCATGAGTGGGGCGCGCTCGCCGATGCCGACCAGGGGCTCTACGCGTGTGGCGACTGGTGCCTGTCCGGGCGGGTCGAAGGCGCCTGGCTGAGCGGCCAGGAGGCGGCGCGCCGTCTGCTGGAGCACCTCGAATAGCGTTGTACAAGAAATTTTCCTTGCATAAGTTTTTCGATGTGCTGGAATAGACCTGTACAAGAAATAAACCTTGTACAAGTTTAGGGAGCGGCAGCATGGACCCCCAGCACTCGACAGGTAAACCCCGCATCGCCATCAGCGCCTGCCTCGCCGGCCAGGACGTGCGTTACAACGGCGGTCACAAGGCCTCGGACTTGTGTCAGTCGCTCGACGAGCATTTCGAATGGGTGCCGTTGTGCCCTGAAGTAGCCATTGGCCTGGGCA
Proteins encoded in this region:
- a CDS encoding WbuC family cupin fold metalloprotein, with the protein product MRQPAFIDKTLFDGLAAKAASNPRGRQHHNFHDMEEPCHRMAVGLQTHTYIPPHRHLSADKAEALIVLKGRLGLLIFDEQGAVTDTRVLQAGGDCLGVDVPPGTYHGLVVLEEDSILFECKAGPYRPVSDGEMAAWAPREGEDGMPEYLAWMRAQFD
- the upp gene encoding uracil phosphoribosyltransferase, which translates into the protein MPTREIRHPLIRHKLGLMRRADISTKNFRELAQEVGALLTYEATQDLPLETYEIDGWCGKVQVEKIAGKKITVVPILRAGIGMLDGVLSLVPGAKVSAVGVARNEETLEAHTYLEKLAPDINQRLALIIDPMLATGNSMVATIDLLKKAGCKEIRAMVLVAAPEGIEVVNKAHPDVQIYTASIDQRLNEHGYIVPGLGDAGDKIFGTKQKDA
- a CDS encoding TIGR01777 family oxidoreductase; translated protein: MHIVLTGGTGLIGRHLCRRWLSQGHRLTVWSRDPAQVPRRCGEGVRGIARLEDIAPSDQVDAVVNLAGAPIADRPWTASRRHLLWASRITLTEQLLAWLETREQRPEVLVSGSAVGWYGDGGERELTEASPPVKEDFASQLCIAWEETAQRAQALGLRVVLVRTGLVLAGDGGFLSRLRLPFKLGLGGPLGDGRQWMPWVHIEDHIALIDFLLQRTDASGPYNACAPEPVRNRAFAKALGRALHRPAVLPVPALLLKAGLGELSTLLLGGQRARPARLLEEGFTFRFDDLQSALDDLSERL
- a CDS encoding hypoxanthine-guanine phosphoribosyltransferase, with the translated sequence MSADLEHIRQVMSEADCLYTEAQVEAAIAQVGERICKDLHDKNPVVFCVMNGGLIFAGKLLTHLQFPLEASYLHATRYRNQTSGGELFWKAKPEVSFIDRDVLIVDDILDEGHTLSAIIDFCKHAGARSVYTAVLIDKDHDRKASPGLKANYVGLPCVDRYIFGYGMDYKGYWRNANGIFAVKGM
- a CDS encoding PA4642 family protein; its protein translation is MRKDKKQVIGDEISDDYIKTFLQFEPADGQTSPSHHKLIKAYRGLRIDDFERFVGFFVEAGYDVDGKDEHGKTFAEAIADQRNAPEYIEVIGQARG
- the hemH gene encoding ferrochelatase, which gives rise to MTDHALLLVNLGSPASTSVADVRRYLNQFLMDPYVIDLPWPVRRLLVSLILIKRPEQSAHAYASIWWDEGSPLVVLTRRLQAAITPHWPHGPVEVAMRYGQPALPQVLERLAAQGVRKVTLAPLYPQFADSTVTTVVEQARKTLAEQKLAMELRVLQPFYDEPDYIDALVASAQPYLQQEYDHLLLSFHGLPERHLKKLDPTGSHCLQSANCCETACPQVRKVCYRSQCLASAAAFAKAAGIPDGKWSASFQSRLGRAKWIEPYTETRLDELAAAGVKKLLVMCPAFVADCIETLEEIGDRGKEQFIEAGGEALVLVPCLNDHPQWAQVLAGMCEKA
- a CDS encoding uracil-xanthine permease family protein, translated to MQDGYNDPLWRQVVSGAQMLFVAFGALVLMPLITGLDPNVALFTAGLGTLLFQLVTGRQVPVFLASSFAFITPIILAKGQFGLAATMGGVMAAGFVYTFMGLMVKIKGTGFIDRMLPPVVIGPVIISIGLAMAPIAANMAMGKGGDGSALMPYQTAMLISMPALLTTLIVAVFGKGIFRLVPIIAGVLVGFALSFAFGVVDTAKIAAAPWLELPNFTAPEFNWQAILFIVPVALAPAIEHIGGVIAVGSVTGRDYLKKPGLHRTLLGDGLATTAAGLFGGPPNTTYAEVTGAVMLTKNYNPKIMTWAAVFAITLAFIGKFGALLQSIPVPVMGGILCLLFGSIAAVGMNTLIRHKIDLAEARNLVIVSVTLVFGIGGVLIGSGDGPDDWGLKGIALCAVVAIALNLILPGNDGWKNKTLDDQLP
- a CDS encoding NAD(P)/FAD-dependent oxidoreductase, giving the protein MTVPIAIIGAGIAGLSAAQALQKAGQTVHVFDKGHGSGGRMASKRSEAGALDLGAQYFTARDRRFVEHVQSWVAAGWAAQWKPQLYNYRDGQLTPSPDEQTRWVGVPRMSAITRGLLEDVTVHFGCRIAEVFRGKQFWHLQDTEGCSHGPYSRVVIAVPAPQATPLLAATPKLAAVAASVQMEPTWAVALGFNAALNTPMQGCFVQDSPLDWLARNRSKPGRDEHLDTWVLHATSAWSRQHIDLPKDEVIDTLHGEFAELVGCVVPAPTFALAHRWLYARPAGSHEWGALADADQGLYACGDWCLSGRVEGAWLSGQEAARRLLEHLE